The Proteiniphilum propionicum genome contains the following window.
ATCCTGCGTTCACTTGTATACCATTGTCAAACTCATATCCCAGTAGGAGTCCGAGACCAAAGTCCCAGCGTTTCATAGGAGTTTTATCCGCAGATTTTTTGTATAAGTCTATGTCAAGGTCATCGAGAGTTGCATCAAAGCCCAATCCCACAAACGGCCCAATACCTCCGTAGAATAAACCGTTATATGCTTTATACTGTCCCAAAGCGTATATAGGAAGCTGCATTCCCCACTGCTGGAATGTATCTTTTTTATCTGAGTCAACTTTCATTTTCATTTTTGAATTTCTATAGAAAAAAGAAAGTTCAGGCTGAATTGCAAAATTTTCATTCAATTCTACTCTCATAAACCCACCTAAATTTGGACCTACCTTCATTCTACTCTTAAGCGTTTTAAAATCGCTTAGCAAAAAATTCGACATATTCATTTCACCCTTCACACCCCAATATATAGGTGTTTGAGCTTTTACACTTGTTGTCCCTATGGTTATAAGGGCAATTAAGCTTAATAAAATTGTTTTTTTCTTCATTTCTTAATTATTTAATTTTTAGATGTCTTCTCAATCTTTCTAATAAAGGTTGACGATACAAAAATAGTATGAGAAATAACTCCTGGTTCAGAAAAGACATCCAAACGAATAATTAGAGACTTGAAACGTTAAAAAAGCATTCTGAAATGAAATTAGAATCTATATAAAATGAGTCTGCTAATAAAAAAACAAACATCTAAAATGATTATTTATAATGTATTCAATATCAACATCTGTTATGACCCGATTGCAATTAAATAGACTTTTAGAGGGAAGTTGATAAATATTACTGTAAATAGAAAAACGATATAATGTTTTATTTAACATTGTTATAAAATGATATTTATCTGGTCATTTTAATTTAAGCATATCAATTCTTTAAAGTACTTTTTGCTGGTTTATTATAATATTGTACCTTAGCAATTCAGAAGAACAACTCCATTGGTAAATAACATATTATAAAAGGTGGCTATCAACATTTTATTGGTACTTGAGTCCACTTTAAAAAGTCCCTGACTTTAATTTTGTTGTTTTATTTCCGTTTTTTGTTGATAAAACGCTCTGAAAATCCCTTGTTATCAGATAAAAAAATCGTATTTTGCATCACCTAAAAGAGAAGAAATCATGTTCAAGAAGACATCTGTAAATCCACAATATGACATGTTTTCCACACCTTCCACCCAAATGGGTAAGCGTGAGGCAAAAAAATATGATGATCCTG
Protein-coding sequences here:
- a CDS encoding porin family protein: MKKKTILLSLIALITIGTTSVKAQTPIYWGVKGEMNMSNFLLSDFKTLKSRMKVGPNLGGFMRVELNENFAIQPELSFFYRNSKMKMKVDSDKKDTFQQWGMQLPIYALGQYKAYNGLFYGGIGPFVGLGFDATLDDLDIDLYKKSADKTPMKRWDFGLGLLLGYEFDNGIQVNAGYQIGLVNQVDDLSGLKDVISGTDDAKMKTQTVNLGIGFRF